From Camelina sativa cultivar DH55 chromosome 5, Cs, whole genome shotgun sequence:
aaatGAATGCAGACTAATGAATTCGATTAAGGGATAgaaattgattgatttgattcgTTTGCATAAAGCACGAAAATGAAGGTTTTAGAAGTGTCATTGGCACCTAACGCTTTTGTTATAATTCGTTTAACAGAAACGAAAAGTCATTAGTCCACAGTTTCATAcacatttcaaatttaataaaggcaaaaaaaaaaagagctcaataaaaatcttgaaaatttcTAGCCATTggcaaagaaaataaataaaaagacgaCACTCATACTAACAACGTATAGTATATGTATGTGTACGTAGCTTCATCTTCTGTAAGTCATTCCACTTGAATTTTCATACTGTGTAAAAGAAAATTCATCGACACAGTACAAAATAAAGAGAGCATCATTAATTCATCTTCTAGAAGTCATttaagtttttatcttttttttcctccctTAAAATACTAGgaatatattattaatcatatGAAAAAGTAGCACTACTGTAGTCAATTTTGTCATAAACACTACACTAAATTTGATGCACttaatcaaatcattaaaaaagTTGACGAAGAAAAGTTCTAAATAGTACTAACTTACTATTCAAAACTttctaaattagaaaaaaaacccaccaaaaatttaggagaaacaaaagaaattccGAAAATTGTAATCATATCGATGATATTGAATCACTGATATTACTGATCTGTTGACTTGGAGCATTAATAAAGATAAAATTTATGCAGTACATCATTTTACGTATAGCAATCATGAAATTGTAGACAGAAACACAAACATTTCAAAATGGGATCTGGTAACGTAATTACTAATTAGGCCCACATTATCATATAACATTGaccactttttcttttcttttttttcctgcaaaaacataaattatactatctccgtttcaaaatataaaatgttttagagaagttttttgtttcataatataagatgttttcaagtttctatgcaacttttagattagtctagtattttatattatgcagtattgtttctgattggttgaatttgtaaaaagtaaaaacttcttaatatACGTGTTCTAgttaaaatattctatattttgaaacggagagattagtaatgaacaaatatttagttataattaagcttttttaagatttaaaaaaacaaaattggccGTTTATTAcaatcaaaatcaatttaaaaaatatagtgatAGACAGCTTCATTGGCAATGGCTGCAGATGAACAAAGTCTAAACAACGACTCAAATCAAGCAATAAAGCTAAGTATTGACAAACATATAATacgtaatttaaaaaaaaactatgtgcttttttttgtttgatatatgtaATGCCTCCAATCGCAATCGGAGAACATAAAACCTCCCAAAAGGGTTCTGTTCTATCtgaaataaagataaaataaataaataaaaaaggaaaccgGAAtgggttttgtcttttgttttggtcttttggatgattaaaaacaacaaaaaaaaaaaaaatgatgatggcGATATAGAATGCAAAACTGGAGATGGGCAGGGATTGGTCTCTCTTAAGACATGACTTGACTAATGAGAGTCGTCGACCTGACTCACCTCTGATAAGCCCCTCTCTTTATCTTTTGAGGATAAAGGCGCTTACTAAAAAAAATGCAGCCAAAATGAGATGGTAACGATTGGCTTTTTCCAAGGCACTGAGCCGTGGAGAACTCAGGAAGCAACTGTTGCAGAAGATTGCTTCTCAAGTTTCTCCTTTAGAATCTCGGCTCTTCTCTGCTCCGTGTGCTGAGCTATAGTGCTTGCGAGTCCATGGTAGTGCGGGTCTAGTGTCTGGGTAAGGCTTTGGAACCTGGGCGAGTCCGATGCTTgcattgctatatatatataaaaataaaaataaattatataataatatgacaAATATATACATAGCAAAAAAGATCATATAATATCAATTCTCTTATACCTGCGACTGCATCCATGAATAGTACGAATGGATCCACTTCATCAATTGGAGAGTCTAATTCCTCATCATCGCTAAAATCATCATCTGAAAAGTCATCATCGTCGCTGTAAGAGCGGAAGTCCTTAGCCTGAAGATCATACACAAAAGAAGTAAACTTAGTGAGCTACTACGACAAACACTTTGAATCTTTCATGAGATCACTTAGAGGATTCGTTTAGGATCAAAGAAGACAGACCTGTGCTGCTAACTTCTGGAGTTTACTTCCATCAGTTTCATCTGGATTCTCGTCATCGCCgtcctcatcttcatcatctgtcTGGAATTCATCCATGTCGTCGTCATcaccatcttcctcttcttcctcttctgcctTTGCAGCTTCTGTCATAAATGTTCAAATAGGAATATCAGCGAGGGTCAGTGATTAGAAACTGAGAGATAGTAGAAGGCACTGACCGGCAAGCTGATCCTTGTATGCCACTAAAAGCTCGAGAAGAGCCCTGAATACATGTGGCAAGACCTCTACCGGCAATTGACCAGTAGGAAGACTGAAAAGTGATGTCAACCCCAATATGCAAACTTTCTTATCATGCTCTCTGCATGTAAAGCAAGGAAGATTATTTATATCTTGAAAGAAATGTAAAGAGAGGAGAGATAGAGGTTTAAAAAGATTAGATTCACCCACCTCTTGAAGTTAGCATGTCcaccactcttcttcttttcttgcagCATTTGGAACCATATAGTAAAAATTTCTGTTGCGATACCAAATCGTTGCAGTATGCCAAGTGCCAAAGGGGTATTGTAGTAAAAGGCATTTGCAATCTGCACAAGGGTATCACAGAGATATATTCAGCAATTATTGCCAATCAGGAAATAAAACACATAGCTTAACTCAGTGAAACAGCTAAACAATTTGCAGCAAATGACTTTATGAAGCACAGTTTAACAGCGGCCATTTTGCTTACCACTTCAATCAGAAGACACTTGAAGGAAGATTTCTCGGCACCTCGTAGCCGATCTAGTGTGATTCTCAGGTAGGGCTCCACCCATTGATCCACCTGCCCCTTGCAAGTCTGAAGCACTAACCCTAATAGCTTCGGAGCTGGCTCAAGGTCACTGTCATCAATATTTTTATTCGCCATAAGCTGCCATGAGAAAGAATTATCAAGTTAACCGATATAAGTATGTGTACAGTGGGAAGGAAAATGGATGAGGCCATCTACTGTTTTATTTAAATGAGTAACTATCAGATAATGAGCTTACCACAGAGATCACACTCCAGAGACTTTGCTGGTAATTTGGTTCATTGCAAGTGAGATAATGCCCAGTCCCCCTGGATATGTAGTTGTGCAGCGGGACCAATATATctaataatattcaaaagaacGATTAAGCAAAAAGGAATGTAAATAAGAAAACTGAAAGAATTTTATGATAACAGAAACGGCAAAAAAAAGACTGCAAGTTTCATACTTGGGAAGAAGTCAATAGCCCAATCCACGAGTGCTTCCATCATTAAAGGCCATAAGCTCCACATATCCAATGATATCGTAGGTGAAAAGGTAGTAATATATGAGACGATCTCCAGAACCTCTTCAAACACATCTGGCcataaaaaacaatatgaatGAAGCAACATGTTTAAAAACAAGCACAAATGACATAAATCCCAATGCATTCAGTATACATCATTCAAAGGAACCCAACAAATGACTAACAACTCCAGATATATGgagtttttaaaacattatacatACCTTGACCATCAGTTGTCAGCATTTTCCGCATTATTGGCAGCAAATGTGGTTCAATCTGACCATAGAGATGAGGGAGACTACTGATAGATTCAAGAATTGTACTGATGGCACGGAGACATCCCACTGCAGCCAATGCACCAGCATCATCAGTTTCATCCTCACCGTTGTCAGTGTCGATACACCTCCAAAATGCACTGGCCTGGAATTTATTATCATGAACAAGGTATAATATTGCCAAAAGTAATATAACACTAAAAATGGGGAAACAACAGAATATCATCTTACCAAATTCTGGCACAAACCCAAAGCATAAGGAGAAATCTCCTCTCCAAACTTATACACAATAGTCTCCAAAGTAAAGGCAAGGTCTTCATTTTCAACTTCATTCATTAGCTTGAAAAATTCTGCACAGCACAAGTCCATTCCAATTATTAGTTGGTTAACATTTGGTCGGGTTTTAATGTAATATTAGACATAAAATGGAAATACATATATCAGCAAAATCATTGTAAAGTGTACCATCGAGAAGCTGCGGCAGAACTGGGCGGATCTCATCTAGATCTGCAGGGGAGACAATGTTAAATACAAACAGTCTGAAAGGCAGGGAAatcataagaaaacagaaacataTTTTTGCCGATACTTACTTTTGGAGGCTTCAATAAATGATCGCAAAGCAAAAACTGAATCCACCCGAACAGGAAGTTCTGGATCACGCATTCCGGAGATAACACAATGCAGTGCCTTGGAAAAATTGCTCGGGTCTGAGAAATTGATATGGGCGTACTGCCCTGCAACCCATGCAGCCTACACAGTGGATGTGATAAAGAAATAAGCTTGACAAGTTACAGTATCAATGTGATGAAAGCAATGTggatgatgcaaaacaatgatgAACAAATACTTCAGCGACTGCAGCATCTACGCACGCATATCCTATACCAAAAAAGTCATCCTCAACTTCACAAAGTAGTAAAGGAGAAATTCAAGCCTATGGAGATAGAAAATTCTAGTAGATATATGCAACATCTTCAAGCACATGCATATATGATAATGAATAGAAATATGGCTTAAACAACCAAAAGATGTCATTAAAACCTTAGCTCTAAGATGACCAGCCGGGCTGCTAAATTCAGGAAAAACATGTTGCACTAACATATTTTCCAGCTCAGATTTGTAAGGTTCATTTTGCCTAAGTTTATCACAAAGTGTCCCAACAGAAAGCAGAGCACCATCCTTTAGGCGATAAGGCTTTTCTTCCAGAGATGCTTCATTatatctaaaacaaagaaaaaacgtAAGTATATCATATCGCAATTATAAAATAtccttttctatatttttaagatGAAGCTTGAAGGTACCTCTTAAAAATGTCCACAATGAATTGTACAAATCTTGGGAAATTTTCTTTTCCACGCTTTCTGACCAGTTCAGTCACAAAGTCCATAGACGCAGTCCTGGGACTGTATAAATCTTCAATTATATCTGTAGACAGGTAATGTATTTACTGTAGTTAgtcaaagaaagtaaaaaaacctAAAAGGCATATTTTAGGATTatccaaacaaaatataaggAAGACTTAAAGAACATACCATAACCCTTCCGTACATACTCATGCGGGTCTTCATCCCAAAGCATTTGATCATTATCATTGAAGCACATTAGAGGGAAAACTATTTCAAATAGTAGAGTATGAAGGTGGGGCTGCAGTAAGTTGTACATGTTACTCTTCGAGATACTGCAGAGACACAGATTGTCAATAAGAAGTTCTGGTACCCCATACATGATAAAGAAATCCAGATGCAAATACAGCCGTTGTCAATTTTGAAGGAAACAATAAAACTGCGACTAGAAAATCTATCAAAGACATTTTAATTATGACTCTGATTACAGGATGTCAGAAAAAATATGAACACCCAATAGTTTTTAAAACCAGAAGAAAATATTACTAACGAAACTCTTCAAATAAAGCCAAAAGATCCTAACCTAGGGACATCATGTGTAATGATATTTTCAGTTTAATATATCCAGAGAACTCATATTCAAATAATATTCTTAAGTTGATCAAAAGTTTGCCACAGAGAATATCCGACCTGTTGCTTAGATATTGAAGAATTAGGTTGATGACTCTATCCGGAAGATATTCACCAATACGAATGGCATTCAACAATTTCAGGTGGCATTCTAATATCTTGGCTGCATAATTCGTCTGGAACATTTGGGCAAAGGCTTTGTTATCTGGATTCTGAAGTTTCAGATCTCCAAACCTAAACATGTTTTCGAAACTGTTAATTCAAGTCTTACGGCAGATGAAAAAGTGTTAGGTTGTACGTTAATGGAAAGATTTTCATGATCCCACATACCGAGTGTACAGCCTGTTTACAATATGAGCAACCCATTTCTTGGCCTTCCACCATCCCCAAGATTTTCTAAGCTCAGGGTCTTCAGGCTGACCTTCTATAGGAACTGGACGTTCCAAAATGTTTAGGAACAGACCCATCCAAGcattaaaaaagtttggatCAAATAGTGGTCTCGGAAGCTCTAGCTGTATGGAACAAAAATACAagagaattaaaagaaaaaaacttgattaCAAACCACCTCAATCAAATATACTtccaacaaaatttataatcCACATATTTCCCCAGTTGAGGCCAGGAAACTGTAAAGAACGATTCAGGATATTAACACAAGATGGACGACTTACATAAATACACGACCAGAATATCTTGCATATAAGCTTGATGTGGTCTGCCACTTCGAGGGAAGGATTCTCAACATGGACAAGACtgttaaatatattcaaaaggtGCGGAAAGGTCTCCTCGACTACTCGGTGAATGGGTGCCCTATCTTCATCTGACTTAAACCTATAAACAGAAAGTGGCAACAGCATAAAGGGCAAttaaacctatatatatatatatatatatgattttactaGAAGCTATTGCCCTGATTTAAATAAGAAACTAATAATCAAACCTTCGTGTAGCAGTATCAACCCCACAACAGCTTATCTAAAAGCGAATTTCTTTTCGACTAACCTACTACTAATAATGATGCTATCCTTTGAATGTTCAAGAGTTAATACCACAGCAAAAACATTAGCAAAAAGATGGCTACAAAGATATAAACATCTAGACTATCAAAATTGAGCAGAGTAAATAAATCTACAAATCACTATGCAGAGGCAGAACACAGATAAAGAATACCACTGGCACTGATTAAAGAATCTCAAATTAAGTGACAAAAAGGGTATAGACAGACTAACTCGTATATTgaagataaacaaataattagcCAATTGCCAATCTATGCTTATGACATGAACTACgaatgagaaaataaagaaactgaGCTACAATTCTTACACACATGGTGATTTCGGACAGCCAGGttcataacataaataaaaataaaataaagagaagcaGACTAACTCGTATTTTGAAGATAAAATCCGCAACACAAATAACGCTCCATAAACTTGTTGACCTTGCAAGTTGTGCGTCACCCAGGCCAGGAGATGGGACCATTGCTCAGGATAGTCAGCATAAATTATGGTCTTGAGGCACTCTCCCATCTGAACCCTGCATCATACGCACCAATCACAAACTAGAAATAAGGACCAAAAACAGAGGTCATCCTTCCTATGTATACTCAATAATTGACATTTCACATCATTGCACTCTACATAACACATTGTCTTAATGAGTGGTGCAAGGTTTTCAATAACTGATACCTCAAAATCGGGGGAACTTGAGAGACATATGCAAGAATCTGGTCCCTGACAACACTCTTATCACTCGGCAAGATTTTGTTCTGATCACctacataacaaaacaaaaacaatgtaatACAAGCAAAGAGTTAACATAACGACATTTAGTATAATATATCAATCAAGCAAACAGCCAAATTACCAGAATGAGGTTCCCAATGCTTAGAAATGAAATTCTTGAAATGGATACTAGCAGACTGGCGTACAGAAAGATCAGAGCCACCATCAACAATAATTTGCAATATCCTTATCAGATGCTGAGGAGTGTGCTGCAACtgcaatcaaaacaaaacaaaaaaaaaatcaaaaatttcaaacaaatttaaaatcatatagcTCATATAACCCCAGTCAAATCAAgtcaatcttaaaaaaaaaacatctataaGCTTTAGTCCTCTACCAAttctaaaggaaaaaaaaaaaatcgaacaaaACAGAGGACGGAACAATAACTAGAAGAAGACACAAAATTGGATATAGACCTGATTAAGGCTCTGCTCAGCAGCTCTACGCTCATCAGG
This genomic window contains:
- the LOC104788139 gene encoding importin beta-like SAD2 homolog codes for the protein MDLPSLALIVGAAAFSPNPDERRAAEQSLNQLQHTPQHLIRILQIIVDGGSDLSVRQSASIHFKNFISKHWEPHSGDQNKILPSDKSVVRDQILAYVSQVPPILRVQMGECLKTIIYADYPEQWSHLLAWVTHNLQGQQVYGALFVLRILSSKYEFKSDEDRAPIHRVVEETFPHLLNIFNSLVHVENPSLEVADHIKLICKIFWSCIYLELPRPLFDPNFFNAWMGLFLNILERPVPIEGQPEDPELRKSWGWWKAKKWVAHIVNRLYTRFGDLKLQNPDNKAFAQMFQTNYAAKILECHLKLLNAIRIGEYLPDRVINLILQYLSNSISKSNMYNLLQPHLHTLLFEIVFPLMCFNDNDQMLWDEDPHEYVRKGYDIIEDLYSPRTASMDFVTELVRKRGKENFPRFVQFIVDIFKRYNEASLEEKPYRLKDGALLSVGTLCDKLRQNEPYKSELENMLVQHVFPEFSSPAGHLRAKAAWVAGQYAHINFSDPSNFSKALHCVISGMRDPELPVRVDSVFALRSFIEASKNLDEIRPVLPQLLDEFFKLMNEVENEDLAFTLETIVYKFGEEISPYALGLCQNLASAFWRCIDTDNGEDETDDAGALAAVGCLRAISTILESISSLPHLYGQIEPHLLPIMRKMLTTDGQDVFEEVLEIVSYITTFSPTISLDMWSLWPLMMEALVDWAIDFFPNILVPLHNYISRGTGHYLTCNEPNYQQSLWSVISVLMANKNIDDSDLEPAPKLLGLVLQTCKGQVDQWVEPYLRITLDRLRGAEKSSFKCLLIEVIANAFYYNTPLALGILQRFGIATEIFTIWFQMLQEKKKSGGHANFKREHDKKVCILGLTSLFSLPTGQLPVEVLPHVFRALLELLVAYKDQLAEAAKAEEEEEEDGDDDDMDEFQTDDEDEDGDDENPDETDGSKLQKLAAQAKDFRSYSDDDDFSDDDFSDDEELDSPIDEVDPFVLFMDAVAAMQASDSPRFQSLTQTLDPHYHGLASTIAQHTEQRRAEILKEKLEKQSSATVAS